From one Allorhizobium ampelinum S4 genomic stretch:
- a CDS encoding LysR family transcriptional regulator, translated as MDAYRLGLVATRIHYFQLVARLGSIRQAALALNVAPSSVSRILRRLEEEIGTPLFDRVRQRLKLTSAGELLLYHAKASLSELSRACAEINDLHGLHRGTVSVAVVESVARGLLPAALEAFWSRHPAITVDVKVMASQQAANAVAEGECDLAVLFDVRVPRTVRRIASVSLPIGVLALPDSDMAKRTEIKLFDLANLRVILSDASLTLGASVEEALNRSLVDLSHRSRTNSIGLMVELARRNLGLVLQTRVGVEQELAEGSLVFVPLSDSRLPNRKLLLLSRSAKEMSDAASALGRLLEQSVEQLTQAAAHAPRDLS; from the coding sequence ATGGATGCCTACCGGCTGGGCCTGGTTGCAACGCGCATCCATTATTTCCAGCTGGTGGCGCGGCTGGGCTCGATCCGCCAGGCCGCCCTTGCCCTCAATGTCGCACCCTCTTCCGTCAGCCGCATCCTGCGCCGATTGGAAGAGGAAATCGGCACGCCGCTGTTTGACCGGGTGCGCCAGCGCCTGAAACTGACCAGCGCCGGTGAACTGCTGCTGTATCACGCCAAGGCATCGCTGTCGGAACTCAGCCGGGCCTGTGCCGAAATCAACGATCTGCATGGCCTGCATCGAGGCACCGTCTCGGTGGCTGTGGTGGAAAGTGTGGCGCGGGGCCTGTTACCAGCGGCGCTGGAGGCATTCTGGAGCCGCCATCCGGCGATTACCGTCGATGTCAAGGTCATGGCCTCGCAGCAGGCGGCCAATGCCGTGGCCGAAGGCGAATGCGATCTTGCGGTTCTTTTCGACGTGCGCGTGCCGCGTACCGTGCGCCGCATTGCCAGCGTGTCGCTGCCAATCGGCGTTTTGGCCCTGCCGGACAGTGACATGGCCAAGCGCACGGAAATCAAGCTGTTTGATCTCGCCAATCTGCGGGTGATCCTCTCGGATGCCAGCCTGACGCTGGGTGCTTCGGTGGAGGAAGCGTTGAACCGGTCGCTGGTGGATCTCTCGCACCGCTCACGGACCAATTCCATCGGCCTGATGGTGGAATTGGCGAGGCGCAATCTCGGCCTTGTCTTGCAGACCCGGGTCGGCGTGGAGCAGGAACTGGCGGAAGGGTCGCTGGTGTTTGTGCCGCTTTCCGACAGCCGCTTGCCGAACCGCAAGCTGCTGTTGCTGTCGCGCTCCGCCAAGGAGATGTCGGATGCGGCCTCGGCGCTGGGGCGGCTGCTGGAGCAATCGGTCGAACAGCTAACCCAGGCGGCAGCACACGCGCCGCGAGATCTATCGTAA
- a CDS encoding thiamine pyrophosphate-binding protein — protein MKPSSVDAVIRGLKKAGVSVVCYLPDSLFKELYPALDADPEIRTIRVTNEGEGAAICGGVFLSGKRAALVMENSGLRASVEPLARMGLGAGIPVVMLMSYRGELGENNWWAIPHGITMEPVLNALRIPYRVVREEDEIEQSIIDAYNWSYNAYYHSAIALGGSIVR, from the coding sequence ATGAAACCATCATCCGTCGATGCCGTTATCCGAGGCCTCAAGAAAGCCGGGGTCAGTGTCGTTTGCTACCTGCCCGACTCGCTGTTTAAGGAATTGTATCCGGCACTGGATGCCGATCCTGAGATCCGCACCATCCGTGTCACCAATGAGGGCGAGGGGGCGGCAATCTGCGGGGGCGTGTTTCTCTCTGGCAAGCGGGCGGCGCTGGTCATGGAAAATTCCGGTCTGCGGGCTTCCGTTGAACCGCTGGCGCGCATGGGGCTTGGGGCTGGTATTCCGGTCGTCATGCTGATGAGCTATCGCGGCGAACTGGGAGAAAACAACTGGTGGGCCATTCCCCACGGCATCACCATGGAGCCGGTGCTGAACGCGCTGCGCATTCCCTACCGGGTGGTGCGCGAGGAAGACGAAATCGAGCAATCGATCATCGATGCCTATAACTGGTCCTACAATGCCTACTACCACTCGGCCATCGCCCTTGGCGGGAGCATCGTCCGATGA
- a CDS encoding thiamine pyrophosphate-dependent enzyme, with the protein MKRYDCMKLLAARLENELVILSLGASVDEWYNAAPHMRQASLFQQQLGCVTPQAFGLAAGLPHRRIISLDTDGGMMFNLGILATLGNEQPKNLFIVVWDNECYQSIGGPPTHTAFGRVDIAAIARGAGIDNALTARTLEEFDSHCEAGLKADVPYVVVAKVAGTVQPDIKRKHSDGREDKYIFVRHVEASEGIVIMGPSEHN; encoded by the coding sequence ATGAAGCGCTATGATTGCATGAAGCTGCTGGCCGCACGGCTGGAAAACGAGCTTGTCATCCTGTCGCTCGGGGCCTCCGTTGATGAATGGTATAACGCCGCCCCGCATATGCGCCAAGCCAGCCTGTTCCAGCAGCAGCTTGGCTGCGTCACGCCGCAGGCCTTCGGGTTGGCGGCAGGGCTTCCGCATCGCCGCATCATCTCGCTCGATACCGATGGCGGCATGATGTTCAACCTTGGCATTCTCGCCACCCTTGGCAACGAACAACCGAAAAACCTGTTCATCGTCGTCTGGGACAATGAGTGCTACCAGTCGATTGGCGGGCCGCCGACCCACACGGCTTTCGGCCGGGTGGATATTGCCGCCATTGCTCGCGGCGCCGGGATAGACAATGCCTTGACCGCCCGCACGCTGGAAGAGTTCGATTCCCATTGCGAGGCAGGTCTTAAAGCGGATGTTCCCTATGTGGTGGTTGCCAAGGTGGCAGGCACCGTGCAACCGGACATCAAGCGCAAGCATTCGGATGGGCGCGAGGACAAATATATCTTCGTACGCCATGTCGAAGCCAGCGAGGGCATCGTCATCATGGGGCCGAGCGAGCACAATTGA
- a CDS encoding GMC family oxidoreductase translates to MSNTMTEARSLLPQRPLQKAYDYIVVGAGSGGLPVVRRLIDGTGATVLLIEAGEPGIGRAEIDDPRQWVPLGRGRWDWGYDYAPTSRVNGHTIGIPRGKVLGGSSAINAMMWYRGHPNDYNAWQAAGWSFEDVLPFFKKAEDWEGGESRWRGAGGPLKITTSKTLHPVARAMMEGAADLGIPVIDDPNGPSNEGACPSNFNIVDGKRWSSAEGYLYPILDHPRLTVLTGSQVIGLMVEKGRCTGIRHLVEGKTVETLAQSQVVLAAGAFDTPRLLMLSGIGDPEELKRLGIPLNHALPGVGRNLQDHPLVQAVVCRSKMPLGDVLDNGGGTMMNWKSSAHLGQPDVHAFPVQGNSATPALRALYDMSGPVFSMGAGLMRSKSIGYLRLLSAVC, encoded by the coding sequence ATGTCCAATACGATGACTGAAGCACGCTCCCTCTTGCCACAGCGTCCGCTGCAAAAAGCCTATGACTATATCGTCGTCGGTGCTGGTTCCGGTGGCTTGCCGGTGGTGCGTCGCCTGATCGATGGCACGGGGGCGACCGTGCTGTTGATTGAGGCGGGCGAGCCGGGGATCGGCAGGGCCGAGATTGACGATCCCCGCCAATGGGTGCCGCTGGGGCGCGGACGCTGGGACTGGGGCTATGATTATGCACCCACCTCTCGCGTAAACGGCCATACGATTGGCATTCCGCGTGGCAAAGTGCTGGGCGGCTCCTCGGCGATCAATGCGATGATGTGGTATCGCGGCCATCCCAATGACTATAACGCCTGGCAGGCCGCTGGCTGGTCCTTTGAGGATGTGTTGCCATTCTTCAAGAAGGCCGAGGATTGGGAAGGGGGCGAAAGCCGCTGGCGTGGTGCTGGCGGTCCCCTGAAAATCACGACCAGCAAGACACTCCATCCAGTGGCCCGGGCGATGATGGAGGGTGCTGCCGATCTCGGCATTCCCGTGATCGATGATCCGAACGGACCAAGCAATGAGGGTGCCTGCCCCTCGAATTTCAATATTGTCGATGGCAAGCGCTGGAGTTCGGCTGAGGGCTATCTCTATCCGATCCTCGATCATCCGCGCCTGACCGTGCTGACCGGTTCACAGGTGATCGGCCTGATGGTTGAAAAGGGTCGCTGCACGGGCATTCGCCATCTGGTGGAAGGCAAGACAGTTGAGACGCTTGCCCAAAGCCAGGTGGTGCTGGCGGCGGGAGCTTTCGATACGCCGCGCCTGTTGATGTTGTCGGGCATTGGTGATCCCGAGGAATTGAAACGGCTTGGCATTCCGCTCAATCATGCCCTTCCCGGCGTCGGGCGCAATCTTCAGGATCACCCGCTGGTGCAGGCCGTGGTCTGCCGGTCGAAAATGCCGCTGGGTGATGTGCTCGACAATGGCGGCGGCACGATGATGAACTGGAAATCATCGGCCCATCTTGGCCAGCCGGATGTGCATGCCTTTCCCGTGCAGGGCAATAGCGCCACGCCTGCGCTGCGCGCTCTTTACGACATGTCCGGCCCGGTGTTTTCAATGGGGGCGGGCTTGATGCGCTCGAAAAGCATCGGCTACCTGCGTCTGCTGTCTGCTGTCTGCTGA
- a CDS encoding GMC oxidoreductase — MQPNYFADPADLDATLLAIETVMALAQTPAFAALFDGFAAPDTKLSRDGLRDFIRNGCSTFFHPVGTAKMGSDEMAVVDSRLRVHGLAGLTIADASIIPIIPTCNTHAPVTMIGERAAAFLMQAA, encoded by the coding sequence ATTCAGCCGAATTACTTTGCAGACCCTGCTGATTTGGATGCGACGCTTCTGGCCATTGAGACAGTGATGGCTCTGGCGCAGACACCGGCTTTCGCTGCGCTGTTTGATGGGTTTGCCGCGCCAGACACAAAACTGTCGAGGGACGGCCTTCGGGATTTCATCCGTAACGGCTGTTCCACTTTCTTTCATCCCGTCGGTACGGCCAAGATGGGCAGTGATGAGATGGCGGTGGTGGATAGCCGGTTGCGGGTGCATGGCCTTGCCGGGCTGACGATTGCCGATGCCTCGATCATCCCCATTATTCCGACCTGCAACACCCATGCGCCGGTGACGATGATTGGTGAACGTGCCGCCGCCTTCCTGATGCAGGCGGCGTGA
- a CDS encoding amidohydrolase family protein: MTSSAMIVTADTLLTMDAKNSVISDGAVAIEDGRILAVGSLEVVKASHPALAIKRIDNALLMPGLINAHAHSGFLRGTAEHLPVWDWLTIHINPMHRVLLPHEAEAASFLCYVESALSGTTTVVDMWRYMDGSARAAQSIGTRLVAVPYVGEHPDYNYFETLDNNEAMIETWHRKAGGRINVWVGLEHLFYADAAGQQRAIAMAKQYNTGFHTHCSEAEVEVGGFIDTYGKRPMHVLEDLGFFEAPRTMLAHAVWLDEAEIELIARYNVSVAHNPVSNMKLASGIAPIADMLAAGIPVGLGTDGEKENNNFDMFEEMKTASLLGKLRHRDAAAMDSWQCLRMATILGARAIGLEDEIGSIEVGKRADIIAVRTDTPRMTPLFADGPYFNVQHNLVHAVRGGDVAMTMVDGQVIVEDGVLKTGDVKAIIADIHGMAPSHFARRAAWLAENGGGTKQWISEAEGVK, from the coding sequence ATGACTTCGAGCGCAATGATCGTCACCGCCGACACTCTGTTGACCATGGATGCGAAAAACAGCGTCATCTCTGATGGCGCGGTTGCTATTGAGGACGGTCGTATCCTGGCGGTCGGTTCGCTGGAGGTGGTGAAGGCCAGCCATCCGGCTCTGGCGATCAAGAGGATCGACAATGCCTTGCTGATGCCGGGGCTGATCAACGCCCATGCCCATTCCGGCTTCCTGCGCGGCACAGCGGAACATCTGCCGGTCTGGGACTGGCTGACCATCCATATAAACCCGATGCACCGCGTGCTTCTGCCGCATGAAGCCGAGGCGGCGTCCTTTCTGTGCTACGTCGAATCCGCACTATCCGGCACGACGACTGTTGTCGATATGTGGCGCTATATGGATGGCAGTGCGCGGGCGGCACAGTCCATCGGCACGCGCCTGGTTGCTGTTCCGTATGTTGGTGAGCATCCCGATTACAATTATTTCGAAACGCTCGACAACAATGAGGCGATGATTGAGACCTGGCATCGCAAGGCGGGGGGCCGCATCAATGTCTGGGTCGGGCTGGAACATCTGTTTTATGCCGATGCGGCTGGCCAGCAGCGGGCCATCGCCATGGCCAAACAGTATAACACCGGCTTTCACACCCATTGTTCGGAAGCCGAAGTCGAGGTTGGCGGCTTTATCGACACCTATGGCAAGCGCCCCATGCATGTTCTGGAGGATCTCGGCTTCTTCGAGGCTCCACGCACCATGCTGGCCCATGCCGTCTGGCTGGATGAGGCGGAAATCGAGCTGATTGCCAGATACAATGTCTCGGTCGCCCATAATCCGGTGTCGAATATGAAGCTTGCTTCCGGCATTGCACCGATTGCCGATATGCTGGCGGCGGGCATTCCGGTCGGTCTTGGCACGGATGGCGAAAAGGAAAACAACAATTTCGACATGTTCGAGGAGATGAAGACCGCCTCCCTGCTCGGCAAACTGCGCCACCGCGATGCCGCCGCCATGGATAGCTGGCAATGTCTGCGCATGGCGACCATTCTCGGCGCGAGAGCTATCGGTCTTGAGGATGAAATCGGCTCTATCGAAGTTGGAAAGCGCGCCGATATCATTGCGGTGCGCACCGATACGCCGCGTATGACGCCACTGTTTGCCGACGGTCCCTATTTCAATGTGCAGCACAATCTCGTCCACGCGGTGCGCGGCGGCGATGTCGCCATGACCATGGTGGATGGTCAGGTGATCGTGGAAGATGGCGTGCTGAAAACCGGCGACGTCAAGGCGATCATTGCCGATATCCATGGCATGGCGCCTTCGCATTTTGCCCGCCGCGCCGCATGGCTTGCCGAAAACGGCGGCGGCACCAAGCAATGGATCAGCGAAGCGGAGGGTGTCAAATGA
- a CDS encoding phenylpropionate dioxygenase, with product MKTTDRVALDDWYVIATAGDVTTQPVQTTLLGQEIEYRLDANGAPLVRETGADGCYGPALPFQVKYGCLFTTLGTPGKDIVDIAEAQEADRRFVLCGWVTMRASGLRVVENFLDMAHFPFVHTDILGSEPHTEVPHYLSEIRRDVDEVWATNCTFFQPRIAATESDGDFVQLTYRVPSPFVVMLYRVCPTSPNRLDAIALFIQPMEDGLCRAQPVMYLVDTVSPHTALLNFEQVIFLQDRIIVENQRPLLLPLEPRAEIPTRADSSSIAYRRWLKEKGLRFGTTAGAA from the coding sequence ATGAAGACGACCGACCGGGTCGCGCTTGACGATTGGTATGTGATCGCCACTGCCGGGGATGTCACGACCCAGCCGGTGCAAACAACGCTGCTGGGCCAGGAGATCGAATATCGGCTGGACGCGAATGGTGCGCCGCTGGTGCGCGAGACAGGCGCGGACGGTTGCTATGGACCGGCCCTGCCGTTCCAGGTCAAATACGGTTGCCTGTTTACTACGCTTGGCACGCCGGGGAAGGACATTGTCGATATCGCCGAGGCGCAAGAGGCGGATCGCCGGTTTGTGCTGTGCGGCTGGGTGACGATGCGGGCATCGGGCCTGCGTGTTGTCGAGAATTTTCTCGATATGGCGCATTTTCCCTTCGTGCATACCGATATTCTCGGCTCAGAACCGCATACCGAAGTGCCGCACTATCTGTCTGAAATCCGCCGCGATGTGGATGAGGTCTGGGCGACCAATTGCACCTTTTTCCAGCCGCGTATTGCCGCGACTGAAAGCGATGGCGATTTCGTTCAACTGACCTACCGGGTGCCGTCGCCTTTCGTGGTGATGCTCTACCGGGTCTGCCCCACATCGCCGAACCGTCTTGATGCGATTGCCCTGTTCATCCAGCCGATGGAAGACGGACTTTGCCGCGCCCAGCCGGTCATGTATCTGGTCGATACCGTCTCGCCGCACACGGCATTGCTGAATTTTGAGCAGGTGATTTTCCTTCAGGACCGCATCATTGTCGAAAACCAGCGCCCCTTGCTGTTGCCGCTTGAGCCGCGGGCTGAAATTCCGACAAGGGCAGATTCCTCCTCGATTGCCTATCGCCGCTGGCTGAAGGAAAAAGGCCTCCGTTTCGGCACGACCGCAGGAGCCGCCTGA
- a CDS encoding molybdopterin cofactor-binding domain-containing protein — translation MEVLAPETLELAIAEAQQPGARIVAGATALQLEWAKGLAKPDRMISLAELSPALSGIAQVGGHIRIGAMTRLADLLASHEIAAALPLLHSAVKLVASPGVRTLATLGGNIAGRTGCLLPALLVLDAVLEFAALPDCITVSVADWLAAPAQHGAILTAILIAPQGAGERFVFRKIGLRAAFSPSVINVAGRLRAGQSRVDAARFAVGGGIVPPARLDDAEALAAGAALDGIDWVGVHNALMETIQAPGDGFRSGAYRRLIAANMLCFGLGGFLPGRAPSAPVAQPIAFARPPEGELALDRLRMPDRWHIRPDVEQKIRGELAYLTDYRKVGMLVGRILRAGIAHARILSIDTVAAETLPGVVAVVTHRDVPGLNAFGIVVRDQPALCFDTVRHRGDPVAAVAAIDEETAEKALALIDVRYAPLPVIDDMEAALEPQAEQVHENGNLQREILFTRGDSIQGFAKADHVVEETYITPRQMHGFMETEGGYAFVEPDGRLNMCAGGQHGGRDRLQLSRILGLDEDDIRVVTSPTGGAFGGKDELSVQPALALLALKAKRPVRLHLSRAESMLAGQKRHPMKIRMKTACDAQGVLLAQQVDLVADAGAYASLGPSVLETALEHAIGPYVVGNITTRGRLAYTNNGLCGAFRGFGANQMTFAVECQMDRLAALCGLSPLEIRRRNLRQPGSPGTLGQVVSTSERLEDMLVAAGASVLWRKPQGLAAEGEWMIGTGMALNYQGNGLGSIIPDPAAGRLALTKQGLIEGAFGLDEMGQGLLPAICAAISAELGCARQDVLPLVGDTLLAPDSGSTTASRGSHVVWASVRLAAPEFRTQMCRAAAGLLGCDPERLVLVPGGFAEPGNHSGTILLSYADLAAALPEKDLPSVTVRFDFPKTDYTNANARYIFAFGASLARVAVSRVTGEVRVLDLHQHSAAGPIIDLATYLGQLEGGAVQGLGFTLTEDCPMQEAAYLTGNFDTYMLPGIQDAPLGLHVFALEDLDPGDALGPRGVGELGIGAVTPAIANAIAAATGYWPPVMPVAPETLLAYLSVMA, via the coding sequence ATGGAGGTGCTGGCCCCGGAGACGCTGGAACTGGCCATCGCGGAGGCGCAGCAGCCGGGCGCGCGCATCGTCGCCGGAGCAACGGCGTTGCAACTGGAATGGGCGAAGGGTCTGGCGAAGCCGGACCGGATGATCAGTCTTGCAGAGCTATCCCCGGCACTGTCGGGCATTGCGCAGGTCGGTGGGCATATCCGTATTGGTGCAATGACACGCCTTGCCGATCTCCTGGCCTCGCACGAGATTGCTGCCGCCCTGCCATTGTTGCATTCTGCCGTAAAACTGGTGGCCAGTCCTGGGGTGCGCACTCTGGCGACCCTTGGCGGCAATATCGCCGGGCGCACCGGCTGCCTCTTGCCAGCCCTCCTCGTGCTCGACGCTGTCCTGGAATTTGCCGCCCTGCCTGACTGTATCACGGTTTCCGTAGCGGACTGGCTGGCGGCCCCGGCGCAGCATGGCGCAATCCTCACGGCCATCCTGATTGCGCCGCAAGGGGCCGGGGAGCGCTTCGTTTTTCGCAAGATCGGCTTAAGAGCGGCCTTCAGCCCGAGCGTCATCAACGTCGCTGGCCGCCTTCGGGCGGGGCAGAGCCGTGTCGATGCGGCGCGGTTTGCTGTCGGCGGCGGCATCGTGCCGCCCGCCCGCCTTGATGATGCCGAAGCGCTTGCAGCTGGGGCTGCCTTGGACGGGATCGATTGGGTCGGGGTTCATAACGCCTTGATGGAGACGATCCAGGCCCCGGGCGATGGATTTCGCTCCGGTGCCTATCGGCGCTTGATTGCCGCGAATATGCTGTGTTTCGGGCTTGGTGGATTTCTGCCGGGTCGTGCGCCATCCGCTCCCGTCGCACAGCCCATTGCCTTTGCCCGCCCGCCCGAGGGTGAACTGGCGCTCGACCGCCTGCGGATGCCAGATCGCTGGCATATTCGTCCGGATGTGGAGCAGAAGATCCGGGGCGAACTGGCCTATCTGACCGATTATCGGAAGGTGGGCATGCTGGTCGGCCGCATCCTGCGGGCCGGAATTGCCCATGCGCGTATCCTGTCCATCGACACAGTGGCAGCAGAAACACTGCCGGGTGTTGTCGCTGTCGTCACGCATCGTGATGTGCCGGGGCTGAATGCTTTCGGCATCGTGGTGCGGGACCAACCGGCGCTCTGCTTCGACACGGTGCGCCATCGTGGCGATCCGGTCGCGGCGGTGGCGGCAATCGATGAAGAGACGGCGGAAAAGGCGCTGGCGCTGATCGACGTCCGCTACGCGCCGCTGCCTGTAATAGATGATATGGAAGCGGCTCTGGAGCCGCAGGCGGAACAGGTGCATGAAAACGGCAATCTTCAGCGGGAAATTCTCTTTACCCGTGGCGATAGTATCCAGGGTTTCGCCAAGGCCGATCATGTCGTCGAAGAAACCTATATCACGCCCCGCCAGATGCATGGCTTCATGGAGACCGAGGGTGGCTATGCCTTTGTCGAGCCGGATGGGCGGCTGAACATGTGTGCTGGCGGCCAGCATGGCGGGCGTGACCGGCTGCAATTGTCGCGTATCCTTGGCTTGGACGAAGACGATATCCGGGTGGTGACGTCGCCGACCGGCGGTGCTTTCGGCGGCAAGGACGAGCTTTCTGTTCAGCCAGCGCTGGCGCTTCTGGCGCTGAAGGCAAAGCGGCCTGTCAGGCTACATTTGTCACGGGCGGAGTCCATGCTTGCCGGTCAAAAGCGCCACCCGATGAAGATCCGCATGAAAACCGCCTGCGACGCGCAAGGTGTTTTGCTGGCCCAGCAGGTCGATCTGGTGGCGGATGCGGGGGCTTACGCTTCGCTTGGCCCGAGCGTTCTGGAAACGGCGCTGGAACATGCCATCGGCCCTTATGTGGTGGGCAATATCACCACGCGGGGCCGTCTCGCCTATACCAATAACGGACTTTGCGGCGCTTTTCGCGGGTTTGGCGCCAATCAGATGACATTTGCCGTCGAGTGTCAGATGGACAGGCTGGCAGCTCTTTGCGGCCTCTCGCCTTTGGAGATCCGCAGGCGCAATCTGCGACAGCCAGGCTCTCCCGGCACTTTAGGGCAGGTCGTATCGACCAGTGAACGATTGGAAGACATGTTGGTCGCTGCCGGGGCCTCCGTGCTGTGGCGCAAGCCGCAAGGACTCGCTGCCGAGGGCGAGTGGATGATAGGCACCGGCATGGCGCTGAATTATCAGGGCAATGGTCTCGGATCGATCATTCCTGATCCCGCAGCGGGTCGGCTGGCGTTGACCAAGCAGGGTCTGATCGAAGGTGCATTCGGGCTGGACGAAATGGGGCAGGGGCTTTTGCCGGCAATCTGCGCGGCCATTTCCGCAGAATTAGGTTGCGCGCGCCAAGATGTGCTCCCGCTTGTCGGAGATACATTGCTGGCACCGGATTCCGGTTCCACCACCGCCTCGCGTGGCAGCCATGTCGTTTGGGCCTCGGTTCGGCTGGCCGCTCCTGAATTTCGCACGCAGATGTGCCGTGCGGCGGCAGGATTGCTTGGCTGCGACCCTGAACGGCTCGTTCTGGTGCCCGGCGGTTTCGCGGAGCCCGGCAACCATAGCGGCACAATTTTGCTGTCCTATGCGGATCTGGCCGCCGCCTTGCCGGAGAAGGATTTGCCAAGTGTGACGGTGAGGTTTGATTTTCCAAAGACCGATTATACGAATGCCAATGCCCGCTATATCTTTGCCTTTGGCGCATCGCTGGCGCGTGTCGCCGTCAGCCGGGTGACGGGAGAAGTGCGGGTGCTTGATCTTCACCAGCATTCTGCTGCCGGACCGATCATCGATCTTGCCACCTATCTCGGTCAATTGGAGGGTGGAGCGGTGCAAGGGCTGGGCTTCACGCTAACGGAGGATTGCCCGATGCAGGAGGCCGCGTATCTGACCGGCAATTTCGACACTTATATGCTGCCCGGCATTCAGGATGCCCCGCTCGGTCTGCATGTCTTTGCGCTTGAGGATCTCGATCCCGGCGACGCGCTTGGTCCGCGCGGGGTCGGCGAACTCGGCATCGGCGCAGTCACGCCCGCAATCGCCAATGCTATTGCGGCTGCCACCGGCTATTGGCCACCAGTCATGCCTGTCGCGCCGGAAACGCTTCTCGCATATCTCTCGGTGATGGCATGA
- a CDS encoding (2Fe-2S)-binding protein — MNLGFTLNGQRVTVECQPETRLTEILRDELYLSATKLACAIGRCGACSVLLDGRLANACLLMAWQIDGADILTAEGLASHPLGDAVREGLAEENAFQCGYCAPGFSLALVALFADNPQAGEKDIRAGLEGNLCRCTGYHSIIRGALNAACRIRAAHAISGD; from the coding sequence ATGAACCTGGGCTTCACACTGAATGGCCAGCGGGTCACTGTGGAGTGCCAGCCGGAGACGCGGCTCACCGAAATTCTGCGTGACGAGCTGTATCTGAGCGCCACCAAGCTAGCCTGCGCCATTGGCCGCTGCGGCGCTTGTAGTGTGCTGTTGGATGGCAGGCTTGCCAATGCTTGCCTACTGATGGCCTGGCAGATCGACGGTGCCGATATTTTGACGGCGGAAGGGCTGGCCTCACATCCATTGGGAGACGCGGTGCGCGAAGGGCTGGCGGAGGAAAACGCTTTTCAATGTGGCTATTGCGCGCCGGGCTTTTCGCTGGCGCTGGTGGCCTTGTTTGCCGACAACCCGCAGGCTGGGGAAAAGGATATTCGCGCTGGTCTGGAGGGCAATCTCTGCCGCTGCACCGGCTATCATTCGATCATCAGAGGGGCGTTGAACGCCGCTTGCCGCATTCGCGCCGCACACGCCATTTCCGGAGACTGA